In Gossypium arboreum isolate Shixiya-1 chromosome 3, ASM2569848v2, whole genome shotgun sequence, the sequence GACCCATGACTGTGTGTATGTAATACCAATAACCCTAAACAAACATGTCCGTACTGTGACGCTTAGAAAGTATGCTAATCTCCAAACCTGAAATAGAATGTTTGAAACTGTTAGTTTTCCTCTCTTGGCTCTTGTCTTTAAACCTCATTTTGTGCTCCATTCCTAACCATTTTACGACCAAAAAACACCAAAGCAAAGAAGTAgaaagagaaaaatcaaaaatggGGAGAGGCAAGATTGAGATCAAGAGGATTGAGAACTCAAGTAACAGGCAGGTCACTTACTCAAAGAGAAGGAATGGAATCATGAAGAAAGCTAAAGAGATTACTGTTCTTTGTGATGCTAAAGTTTCTCTTATCATCTTTGCTAGTTCTGGGAAGATGCATGAATATTGCAGCCCTTCTACTAAGTACGAAACcttgttactttttttttttttttcaactttttttcatGGGGATTTTCTTTTGATTTCCTTTGAgggtgaaaataaaaaaaaggttcaTCTTTTTGGTGGTTAAGGTTGATTGATATTTTGGACCAATATCAGAAAACTTCTGGGAAAAAGTTATGGGATGCTAAACATGAGGTaggttttttattcttttattttcccTTTCACCTTTTGATATTTTCTAGCAAGTACAAGGAAAATGACCttttttggggtaaaaatatagcAAAACAAACATGAACTATGAAATCTTTTAATAGATCTACAAATGGGATGTTATTAATTCATCATGTTTGTTGAAAAAGAAAACTAGAAGTTCAAAACTATCTAAATTCTAAAATCTGATATGTAACATCGTCTATGAACAGATCTGGTAAAAATGATGTTATTCTCCACCTTCCTTTTCCTTGCAAAAATTGAAGATCTATATATATGGGAGTCAGttttgaaagtatatatatatataaaacaattaaatgtaattttttccctGAACAGAAATCCAGTAAGATCTACCTAGTTCACAAAGGTAGCTTTAGGGTTTCCTGGTCAAAAGCATAACTTTAACCAGCATGCCAATATGTACGCTCATAGttcatttatataacatacatattGCTATAGTTTTCTTGTGAAAGATAAACTAacagtttttttcttttcttttgtcatAAACAAAAAACTCACTGCAGAATCTCAGCAATGAAATAGATAGAATCAAGAAAGAGAATGATAGCATGCAGATTGAGCTCaggtataaatatataaaaacctTAAACACAGTTATGACATGTAAAAATCGTATCAACATAATAAGAATACATGAATTGCTTTTAACTGTGTATATTTGTCCTGCCCTTAAATTAGGCATTTGAAAGGGGAGGATATCACATCTTTGCCTTACAAGGAGCTGATGGCTTTAGAGGATGCCCTCGAAAATGGCCTTACCTGTGTCCGTGCCAAGCAGGCTAGTATATATACGCACACCCACACAAATACATacttacacacacacacacacacacacacacacacatatatatacacatttaagTTAAAGCTTCTTATGAATCTGATGATTTTGGCTCCTGTTGTTATTTTTTTGTGTGCAGATGGATGTTCTTGATATGGCAAAGAAAAATGTATGCATATTTGTGAATATAATTGGGTTTAAATTGAAGATAGAATTCCTACTTCTTCAATTGGCTAACATTTGTTAATTGAACTTTATTTGCTAATGATTTGCCTAAACTGTGTACACTTTTGGGTGTTCTTTTCAGACGAAATTCTTGGAGGAGGACAAT encodes:
- the LOC108488866 gene encoding agamous-like MADS-box protein MADS9 encodes the protein MLISKPEIECLKLLVFLSWLLSLNLILCSIPNHFTTKKHQSKEVEREKSKMGRGKIEIKRIENSSNRQVTYSKRRNGIMKKAKEITVLCDAKVSLIIFASSGKMHEYCSPSTKLIDILDQYQKTSGKKLWDAKHENLSNEIDRIKKENDSMQIELRHLKGEDITSLPYKELMALEDALENGLTCVRAKQMDVLDMAKKNTKFLEEDNKQLNFIVNQQQLTYENVREHMDHHGYHRAARADFNSQMPFAFRVQPMQPNLQERM